A stretch of Roseibium porphyridii DNA encodes these proteins:
- a CDS encoding DUF3179 domain-containing (seleno)protein has product MAVAISLRSRLKLAAFITALVCLFCIDDLRAQDAGKLPDYVIETYGERPSVPDGPLPEDLQKAIRSAFIDSVTQSAWGRDQVVALSEIAASKDPRIAWIISDLMRFITSPQLNVALSTAASDLLGKDLRKQNAWGVLTDHLIAWDIPAPPGYLQVKREIFTSIIPGWDKIFIEGDIDWRMVSWGGVLIDNRPHDKTDELCNCIPAADNPEVISAQEASWLKDDDIVFGITVNGESRAYPRQIMEVREMVNDTLGGRDLGIPYCTLCGAAQAYFTDRMPEGIDRPILRTSGLLIRSNKVMYDLNTYSVFDTFLGHAVTGPLSEKNLKLEQATVVTTDWGRWKKEHPDTTVLKERYALGRDPDFRNTRDANGPIFPIGDIDPRLPVHEDIIGALTASGKPVAFQRSKAMAALQSGEEIAFENVRLKLDAGGIRAQDADGSDLGSHQAFWFAWSQFHPGTALWPE; this is encoded by the coding sequence ATGGCAGTGGCAATCAGCTTACGGTCCCGTTTGAAACTTGCAGCTTTCATAACTGCGCTGGTTTGTCTTTTCTGTATCGACGACTTGCGCGCTCAAGACGCCGGCAAGCTGCCAGACTATGTGATTGAGACCTATGGCGAACGCCCGTCGGTGCCGGATGGCCCGCTTCCCGAAGACCTTCAAAAAGCAATCCGTTCAGCGTTCATCGACAGTGTCACGCAATCAGCTTGGGGCAGGGACCAGGTGGTCGCCTTGTCGGAAATTGCCGCGTCGAAGGACCCGCGCATTGCCTGGATCATTAGTGATCTGATGCGTTTCATCACGTCGCCTCAGCTGAATGTGGCTCTCTCAACAGCGGCTTCCGATCTTTTGGGCAAGGACCTGCGAAAGCAAAACGCCTGGGGCGTCCTGACGGATCATCTCATTGCATGGGACATCCCAGCGCCACCCGGCTATCTGCAGGTCAAACGCGAAATTTTCACGAGCATCATCCCGGGCTGGGACAAGATATTCATTGAAGGCGATATAGACTGGCGAATGGTGTCCTGGGGAGGTGTTCTGATTGACAATCGTCCGCACGACAAAACCGATGAGTTGTGCAATTGCATACCGGCGGCCGACAATCCGGAAGTGATCAGCGCTCAAGAAGCAAGCTGGCTGAAAGACGACGATATCGTTTTCGGAATTACAGTGAATGGCGAATCTCGTGCTTACCCGCGCCAGATCATGGAAGTGCGCGAAATGGTCAACGACACGCTTGGTGGTCGTGATCTGGGCATTCCCTATTGCACCTTGTGCGGGGCGGCCCAGGCATACTTCACGGATCGCATGCCGGAAGGCATTGACCGTCCGATCCTGCGCACTTCAGGTCTTCTGATCCGGTCCAACAAAGTGATGTACGACCTCAATACTTATTCCGTCTTTGACACATTTCTTGGCCACGCGGTGACAGGCCCGCTTTCTGAGAAGAACCTGAAACTGGAGCAGGCAACAGTGGTGACGACCGACTGGGGCCGGTGGAAAAAGGAGCATCCCGACACCACGGTGCTGAAAGAGCGTTACGCCCTCGGCCGTGATCCGGATTTCCGCAATACCCGCGACGCAAATGGGCCGATTTTCCCCATCGGCGACATCGATCCGCGCTTGCCCGTTCACGAGGACATCATCGGCGCGTTGACTGCTTCAGGCAAACCGGTTGCCTTTCAGCGCAGCAAGGCAATGGCCGCGCTTCAAAGCGGAGAAGAAATCGCCTTTGAAAACGTGCGTCTCAAACTGGACGCCGGAGGCATCCGCGCACAAGACGCCGATGGCTCCGATCTCGGCAGTCACCAGGCCTTCTGGTTCGCCTGGTCGCAATTTCACCCCGGTACAG
- a CDS encoding CAP domain-containing protein: MADNPVNRLSSSEQLILELVNKERLAAGLEPLASEAQLNSAAQKHSDWMASGRVLDHTGAGGSQPWDRMKAEGWTEYPMGENIAYNPFNQSKPISGEYVPQKIIEDMHEGWMNSSGHRANILSANYSVLGVGDAIGGHPNSPDHSTSYATQNFAGTEKNYVTGVVFDDADSDKSYDLGEGLGSVTVTIVNSSGATVASRATDPGGGYSIALADGSYTAKFTGSGIDGTIEKTVSISGKNVKLDVKDGSEGGGSTTPPPVGTNGNDTIYYTNGDDFWTNGVPKDIGGAGIDTLIVNKGSVFNTSGLSWYGFERFVGAEKNDRVIGNESDVDYRLVGGAGNDILRGNSGNDYIRGGTGRDDVAGGAGNDIIFYGSGDKFWDNGTPRDIGGAGIDTLVVEAGSKFNTAALSKYGFERFQGADKDDRVVGDDAKVAYFLNGGGGNDILKGNAGNDTLKGGSGNDTLEPGASAGGLQKLIGGSGNDTYVVTSKGGKIEIVELAGNGADKLVFKDLNRSDIDASRDSDNNMVLSWDDSPGEITINDQGAHLDQFVFADGTILQPDDFAIV; this comes from the coding sequence TTCGAGCGAACAGCTGATTTTGGAACTCGTGAACAAGGAACGCCTGGCAGCAGGCCTCGAGCCACTTGCATCCGAAGCACAGCTTAACTCGGCAGCTCAAAAGCACTCCGACTGGATGGCATCCGGTCGCGTTCTTGATCATACGGGCGCAGGCGGATCCCAGCCATGGGACAGGATGAAAGCTGAAGGCTGGACCGAGTATCCAATGGGCGAAAACATCGCCTACAATCCCTTTAATCAATCCAAGCCGATATCCGGCGAGTATGTGCCTCAAAAGATCATTGAGGACATGCATGAAGGCTGGATGAATTCATCTGGCCATAGAGCCAACATTCTGAGCGCGAATTATTCAGTGCTCGGTGTTGGTGATGCCATTGGTGGCCACCCGAACTCGCCAGACCATTCTACCAGCTACGCCACACAAAACTTTGCTGGGACAGAGAAAAACTATGTGACGGGCGTTGTCTTTGATGATGCTGACAGCGACAAGTCCTATGATCTGGGTGAGGGGCTCGGTTCCGTTACGGTCACGATTGTCAACTCCTCTGGTGCAACTGTCGCCTCTCGAGCCACAGATCCCGGCGGTGGATACAGTATTGCATTGGCAGATGGTTCCTACACAGCCAAGTTTACTGGTTCCGGCATCGACGGTACCATTGAAAAGACTGTCTCGATCTCGGGCAAGAACGTCAAGCTGGACGTCAAGGACGGATCGGAAGGCGGCGGGAGCACCACACCGCCTCCGGTCGGAACCAACGGCAACGACACAATCTACTATACCAACGGCGATGACTTTTGGACGAATGGGGTTCCGAAGGACATTGGCGGCGCAGGCATCGACACGTTGATCGTCAACAAGGGCTCGGTTTTCAACACTTCAGGCCTGTCCTGGTATGGTTTTGAAAGGTTCGTAGGCGCGGAGAAGAATGATCGCGTCATCGGCAACGAGAGCGATGTCGATTATCGGCTTGTCGGTGGAGCTGGAAACGACATACTCCGCGGAAATTCCGGCAATGATTACATCAGAGGCGGCACAGGTCGTGATGATGTCGCAGGTGGTGCCGGAAACGACATCATCTTCTATGGCAGCGGCGACAAGTTCTGGGACAACGGCACGCCAAGAGACATCGGCGGCGCAGGCATCGACACGCTTGTCGTTGAGGCCGGATCGAAATTCAACACGGCAGCCCTCTCCAAGTACGGCTTTGAGAGATTTCAGGGCGCAGACAAGGATGACCGCGTTGTTGGTGATGATGCCAAGGTTGCCTATTTCCTGAACGGCGGTGGTGGCAATGATATTCTCAAGGGCAATGCCGGAAACGATACCCTCAAAGGTGGTTCTGGCAACGATACACTGGAGCCAGGAGCGTCCGCAGGAGGCTTGCAGAAGCTTATCGGTGGCTCCGGCAATGACACCTATGTCGTCACATCCAAAGGCGGAAAAATAGAGATCGTCGAACTGGCGGGAAATGGCGCGGACAAGCTGGTCTTCAAAGATCTCAATCGCTCCGACATTGATGCCTCGCGCGACAGCGACAACAACATGGTCCTGTCATGGGATGATAGTCCAGGTGAAATCACGATCAATGACCAGGGCGCGCATCTCGACCAGTTCGTTTTTGCCGACGGAACTATCCTTCAGCCGGACGATTTTGCGATCGTCTGA